The following proteins are co-located in the Silene latifolia isolate original U9 population chromosome 1, ASM4854445v1, whole genome shotgun sequence genome:
- the LOC141643861 gene encoding uncharacterized protein LOC141643861 codes for MRIVNALSANDHFFQQRPGGNRRLSFSTLQSFTTALRVLAYGTSTDSVDEYLCMSDTFIRDSLKSFVEGSLNDINVLQRSPLFNEVLEESAPTVNYTHKLFAAQQETCRKDVEHVFGVLQNRFAFIKHPCLLWDNRTMMGKVLMACIIMHNMIVEDERETYLNYEHIIAEFIEDNPTLGTDADQYEYHRRRRPTKDNVVEIYG; via the exons ATGCGTATAGTTAATGCTCTATCCGCTAACGATCACTTTTTTCAACAACGACCTGGGGGTAATAGAAGACTTAGTTTCTCAACATTGCAGAGTTTCACAACGGCTTTAAGAGTTCTAGCATATGGTACGTCTACTGATTCAGTAGATGAATATTTATGTATGAGCGATACATTCATAAGAGACTCTCTTAAATCGTTCGTCGAAG GGTCGCTTAATGATATTAACGTTCTTCAACGTTCTCCACTATTTAATGAAGTTTTAGAAGAATCCGCCCCAACCGTTAATTACACG CATAAGTTATTTGCAGCTCAACAAGAGACTTGTCGAAAAGATGTTGAGCATGTTTTCGGCGTCTTACAAAATCGATTTGCGTTTATCAAACACCCTTGTCTTCTTTGGGATAATCGAACTATGATGGGGAAGGTTCTTATGGCTTGTATTATTATGCATAATATGATAGTGGAAGATGAACGAGAAACTTATCTTAACTATGAACACATAATAGCGGAGTTCATAGAAGATAATCCGACTTTAGGTACTGATGCCGATCAGTATGAATATCATCGTCGTAGAAGGCCAACTAAAGATAATGTCGTAGAAATTTATGGTTAG